The genomic window CGACAATGGTCGTTTTGCGACCTTCAACGACGCGTAGAGCTAGATGGCCGATCGTGCAAATTCATGGCAGGCATGGCCCGCGCCGTGCTCCGTGAAAAGTGACGGAACGCCTGCATTTCGGTGCTTTTCCAACTGGACGACCGAAATCCTTTCTGCTAGTTACCACGCCGATCGTTCGGTGGCTCGCTGCGCGAACGAAATGTCATGCGACGACGTGCAGTATCGTCAGCCACCGAATTAGAACGAAGGAACGGGATTAACGTGCAGGTTCTTGTCCGCGATAACAATGTTGATCAGGCGCTGCGAGCGCTGAAGAAGAAGATGCAGCGCGAAGGCATCTTCCGTGAAATGAAGATGCGCGACTTCTATGAGAAGCCGTCGCAGAAGCGTGCTCGCGAAAAGGCCGAAGCCGTTCGCCGCGTGCGCAAGCTTGCTCGCAAGCGCGCTCAGCGCGAAGGCCTGCTCGGCGGCCGCGCCGCTCCGACACGCGGATAAGGTGCTTCGGCACGCCCGGATCTTTCTGCCGGGATAGAGATTTTGATGGGCGGGCGCGAAACTTCGCACCCGCCTTTTCTTTTTGCCAGCAGACCGTAATGTTGCCGGGCTTCTTCGCTAGCTGATGAACGCGGCGATTCGATTGCCGGCTCTATCGATCGACAAGGGATCCTGACATTGGCCATCGCATCATTTTCGCTCCAATCCCGCACCGCGCGTCGTCGGGCTGCGCTTGCCGGCACGCTCCTCAGCGCAATCGTCCTTGCAAGCTGCCAGTCGGCCGGCATGCCGAACGCGGATATGATCCGGCTCGACGCCGCCCAGGGCAGCGAGCAGAACATCGCGT from Georhizobium profundi includes these protein-coding regions:
- the rpsU gene encoding 30S ribosomal protein S21; this encodes MRRRAVSSATELERRNGINVQVLVRDNNVDQALRALKKKMQREGIFREMKMRDFYEKPSQKRAREKAEAVRRVRKLARKRAQREGLLGGRAAPTRG